In the Sandaracinus amylolyticus genome, CACCCGAGCCGGGCGGCGGGCACTTACCGATGCTTCGCGAACCGCGCCCGAGTGCTAGTCCCGGAGGGCCCGAACGGGAGCGCGCGGAGCGCGCGGACGGAAGGGACCGGAGCGGCGAGCCGATCCTCTTCGCGAAAAAAGATCGGGCGATGTCGATTCGGGGCTCGCTGGTTCGTCGTTCCATCGAAGGGCAGGCGCAGGGCCTGCCGAAGCGGAGGAAGAAGACATGCGCGTTCTCGTGATCATCAAGGCGAACAAGGCGTCCGAGGCGGGTCAGATGCCGAGCGAGAAGGTCCTGACCGAGATGGGCAAGTTCAACGAGGACCTGCTCAAGGCGGGCGTGCTCCTCGGGGGCGAGGGCCTGCACCCGAGCGCGCAGGGCAAGCGCGTCGTGTGCTCGCCGAGCGGCAAGAAGCGCGTCGTCGACGGACCCTTCGCCGAGACCAAGGAGCTCATCGCGGGCTTCTGGATCTGGAAGGTCGCCTCGCTGGACGAGGCGGTCGAGTGGGTGGGCCGCGTCCCGATGCCCGAGGGCGAGACCGAGGACTCGACCATCGAGATCCGCCGCATCTTCGAGGCCGAGGACTTCGGCGCGGAATTCACGCCCGAGGAGCGCGCGCGCGAGGACCGCATGCGCGCCGAGCTCGACGCCCGCGCCGCGAAGAAGTGAGCGGAGCGACCCATGCGCTTCATGCTCATCATGATCCCGAAGGGCTACGAGACCGCGCCGCCGGGCACGATCCCCGACGACGTCGAGCGCGTGGCCGCGATGGCGAAGTACAACGAGTCGCTGCAGAAGGCGGGCGTGCTGCTCGCGCTCGACGGGCTGCATCCGCCGTCGATGGGCGCGCGGGTGTCGTTCCGCGGCGGCAAGCCCAAGGTGACCGACGGACCCTTCGCCGAGG is a window encoding:
- a CDS encoding YciI family protein, which produces MRVLVIIKANKASEAGQMPSEKVLTEMGKFNEDLLKAGVLLGGEGLHPSAQGKRVVCSPSGKKRVVDGPFAETKELIAGFWIWKVASLDEAVEWVGRVPMPEGETEDSTIEIRRIFEAEDFGAEFTPEERAREDRMRAELDARAAKK
- a CDS encoding YciI family protein, with the translated sequence MRFMLIMIPKGYETAPPGTIPDDVERVAAMAKYNESLQKAGVLLALDGLHPPSMGARVSFRGGKPKVTDGPFAEAKEVIGGYWLIQVRSRDEAIEWARRCPASDDEVIEVRQVQEWSEYPADVREVIAPDLTTR